GGGTCTGTTTAAGCTGTGACATAACACTGATACTTGAGGACTGTCTTGTCAAAGCCCAACAATTACTGTTGTTGACCGCCAAAGACAATTCAGGAAAGACTTCCTTTTAAAGTTACCGCGTTTACCTTTGTGGGGCATCATGTACCACTGCATCCAATTTAATCAGAATATGAGATTGAAGCTGGCAAGACTACAGTTGACATATCAACTCAGTAATGCATGCAATCAAATGGCTTGCTCATGAATTCAGTCTTatgtgtattttgttttgtgggcATTTAGGCACACAGCAGCTTTACTTCTAACTCTCATGCACATTGTGTTGGTTTCCATATAAGAGTTTGTCTTTGTTCTTAGTCCGTCGTATATTGAAACTGAGGCACAAACAGGCAGTAGCATCTGCATACATAATTTGATTATGCAGATGCAccgttttctttttcatataatataaattaattttaatatattaatatattttacagtcggtcaaacaaaacaagcaatttaaAGACTTCACCATGGGCTTCCGTGATGGGATATCTTTTTAGCtattaatagaaaaaaatagtaataaaataCTAAATCTTTGCAGCTCTAGTTACACATCAATAAAAGGGCGAAGGAAGTGAGAAGAGATGCAGCTCCAACTGCATGGCAGCAACAGCTTGCTTAAGCTGTTGATTGGCGGAtgattgtattttgtattaagagtgcactcaaaaaaacgattcaagcccttcttagagaaagcttcgatccttcaacgtgtgcagcaagatgttggagttgttctaccagtcggttgtggccagtgtgctgcactttgccattgtctgctgggggagcagcatcggagccggtgacaccagccgtcttaacaaactggttaggaaggctggctccatcatcggctgccagctggagcacctggaacaggtggtggagaggaggacgttgaagaaactggtgtccatattggacaacccggaccaccctctccaccacctcctacagggacagaggagttctttctccagacgtctccctcacgccgctgccacaaggagagatacaggagaacattcctgccgacggctatgaggctctacaacagttcacctcttgccagatcaccctaacccttcttatattttgtgttttggttttttattcttgtgtgttgctgctactgactcgacaaatttccccttggggattaataaagtatatatctatctatctatctatctatttaaatattgtttgatacatttaaataaatcaattacaaaacgaagatatttattttgaatgggtgtaacacaaaatgtatgaatactttcatttattagatttatttaggttacactcacaaaaacgattcaagcccttcttcgaggtaacacatttaaatattgtttgatacatttaaataaatcaattgcaaaaatagatatttatatttaatgggtggaacacaaaatgtatgaatactttcatttattagatttatttaggttagatggtgtgcatatcaactcaaaataaatgtgtttcattgaggactaccctttgcgcatgcgccagctgaaaatcagttgtttacaaggtgaagacacttccagggctgtatggtggtgtagtggctagcaccgtcgcctcaaagccaaaggtctgtgggttcaattcccagtcggggctttcctactgtctggagtttgcatattttcttagttagttagtttatattttgagttggacaaacacaaattaatttaatttaatgaatatcgttattttattttagatgtatttgatacaaatgagttggactaacttaattacattgtattgcactgatgtgctaaatttgagttggagttgcatataattattggatggaaaacctgccaacaatttaattgagttcatccaatgagtcatttctttgagtgtgtgtgttgatgttatAACTGGATTTCGACAGACAGGGGTTTAACTTATTGACATAAGTCTTCCATGCACTCAGTAAACTGTCCCTAAAACCCTTCTTACCCACATCATTCATAACTATTTGGCTTTCATGGTACCACTTACCTGGTCCTTGGTGCTGCGGTGACTCCAGAGCCAGGGACTCAATGGACCTGATCCGGCTCTGCTGGGGCTGTGTGGGGTTGGTGGCATGTCCCGGGTCGGCCCGGTAACGCGCGCCCCCTGGAGCGACCGAATTCTGCTCCAAAGTCCGACCGGACCTCTCGAAGCCGGCGCCGTAGCGCACCGGTCCACACGCGGGGTACCCGAGCCCCAATTCCTCTGGCCTGGCGCGGCTCTGCAGGGAGGACGCGCGGTGCCGCTGGGTGTTGGTCACGTTGCTCGGCCCCAGCGGACGGACCTTGTTCTCAACCCGTGTCCCGACACTGCATGCGGACAGCGGGGCGGGTTTCTGGGTCTGCTTTGGTGCCTGCTGCGAGTGCACGGCAGCCTGGGCCCTGAAGTGTGCGCTGTGCTCCGGGTTGAGCATCGAGTACCGCAGCCCCGCAACGAACCGCTCAAAGGTGAGGCAGCCATGCGGCGGAGTGACCCTCCTGAGGCAGCCCAGCACCCCGCCGggcagatcccgggtgtctgcCCCCTGCCAGCGGGTCTCGATCTCCGAGATGTGGACATAGCCCCGTCCAGCATCATCCAAAATGTTAAACAGTGTCCTCAGGCTGTGCAGGAAGGCTTTGGGCAGGCCATCTGTTGAATACTCCGTCTCTTTCGGGTGCATTTTGACACTTTTAAAGCCCTCTGCATTGCCTTGAAACACTTCTTTTCTTGGTCCAACTCGGCCGTAAATCACCGAGGTCCCGTTCAATTTGCAGCCCTGGTCGGTCGCTATCAAAGCCATGAATGTAATGATAACCGACTAATCAATCAAATACACATCAAAACAAGTTGGCGAACTTTATATAAACACACAGCCGAATAATacagaataagaataagaatacacGCTTACTACGCATCACAATGCATCTCCTAATACCTTGTTTTAGGCTAAAAACGTGCCCTTTATTTAACCGTGTTGGCCGCCTACCTTCGGGTCGACCCACCGCTGCTCTGTGAGCcatactttcttttttccagagaGGACCGCCCTTCAAACGGTTGTGCGCGAGCGTCCCGCGACCAGCTATTGGCCGCGGTGTGCACGAGCTCGGCTCTCA
The window above is part of the Pseudoliparis swirei isolate HS2019 ecotype Mariana Trench chromosome 15, NWPU_hadal_v1, whole genome shotgun sequence genome. Proteins encoded here:
- the sapcd2 gene encoding suppressor APC domain-containing protein 2 — encoded protein: MALIATDQGCKLNGTSVIYGRVGPRKEVFQGNAEGFKSVKMHPKETEYSTDGLPKAFLHSLRTLFNILDDAGRGYVHISEIETRWQGADTRDLPGGVLGCLRRVTPPHGCLTFERFVAGLRYSMLNPEHSAHFRAQAAVHSQQAPKQTQKPAPLSACSVGTRVENKVRPLGPSNVTNTQRHRASSLQSRARPEELGLGYPACGPVRYGAGFERSGRTLEQNSVAPGGARYRADPGHATNPTQPQQSRIRSIESLALESPQHQGPGVVRSGLPRSQSESATGFNGGSRRHGRSREEQRRHTISNGVDYGMLKQMKELEQEKDSLLAGLEVVERAREWYQGQIHNVTERQRQVGQSSLSTDFFTEANQSRMNVLIPKLQEVNRCLNDLISCSGIKSFPSGSAQTAANPQPPGPAPPQAIQRLKDQNRLLTQEVTERSERIAQLEQEKSALIKQLFEARARSVQDTSNMDSTFI